From a single Daphnia pulex isolate KAP4 chromosome 2, ASM2113471v1 genomic region:
- the LOC124210099 gene encoding uncharacterized protein LOC124210099: MNMESFKSTKVLIFLNFLAFSLIHGQSDHTLQLYDGAMNSPGSWIIINNYVDNLQNSAFNDLASSFCVVRGIWLMYENPSYNSNFLGASAFYWGENYCQDLPTGLNNQVSSVRYAGSPYNFQADALNVYQVEWFQSYEAFTASDSLDLSPYYGGSLIVTGRSYWTIYDSPNYQGYHVCVTPADITYAYPGFFAQASEFGFSGRVIRSARRGCWTEKVFRPTTVMQPNQLYTRN; the protein is encoded by the exons ATGAATATGGAAAGCTTCAAGTCGACCAAAGTGTTGATATTTCTCAACTTTCTTGCATTCAGTTTGATTCACG GACAAAGCGACCATACACTTCAACTGTATGATGGAGCAATGAATAGTCCAGGATCGTggataataatcaataattacGTTGACAATCTTCAAAATTCCGCCTTCAATGACCTAGCGTCTTCTTTCTGTGTTGTTCGCGGCAT atgGCTTATGTATGAAAATCCTAGTTACAACAGTAATTTCTTAGGAGCTTCGGCATTTTACTGGGGAGAAAATTATTGCCAGGATTTGCCGACAGGTTTAAACAATCAG GTGTCATCAGTCCGCTATGCAGGATCACCCTACAACTTCCAAGCTGATGCGCTAAATGTATATCAAGTTGAATGGTTTCAATCATACGAAGCATTCACCGCTAGTGATTCTCTGGACCTTAGTCCATATTATG GCGGTTCATTGATCGTAACTGGGAGAAGTTATTGGACAATATACGA TTCTCCAAATTATCAAGGCTATCACGTTTGCGTCACACCTGCAGACATCACTTACGCTTATCCAGGATTTTTCGCTCAAGCTTCTGAATTCGGTTTTAGCGGTAGAG TGATTCGCAGTGCACGCAGGGGCTGCTGGACAGAAAAGGTGTTCCGACCTACAACGGTTATGCAGCCAAATCAGCTGTACACCCGAAACTGA